One genomic window of Sulfurovum lithotrophicum includes the following:
- a CDS encoding glycosyltransferase family 2 protein: MTVSLIITTYNWPQALELVLKSVMEQSIVPNEIVIADDGSGPGTAELIQRIAKECIVPVYHAWQEDEGFRAASVRNKAIRQANSDYLVLIDGDMILHPKFMEDHLKQAKSNTFIQGSRVLLTEHRTQEVLLHKVYRFSFFSQGLQNRKNAIHSNILSKIFSQRRSTLKGIKTCNFSLYKEDAYKVNGFNEAFIGWGREDSEFAARLMNAGIERKDVRFNAIAYHLYHRENTRVSLPLNDQILEDTIVLKEKWCAKGLV; this comes from the coding sequence ATGACTGTTTCCCTGATCATTACGACCTATAACTGGCCACAGGCACTGGAACTTGTGCTGAAAAGCGTGATGGAACAAAGTATAGTACCCAATGAGATCGTTATTGCAGATGACGGTAGTGGTCCCGGAACCGCAGAGCTTATTCAGCGTATTGCAAAAGAGTGTATCGTACCGGTCTATCATGCCTGGCAGGAAGATGAAGGATTCCGTGCAGCCAGTGTGAGAAACAAGGCAATACGTCAGGCAAACAGTGACTATCTTGTCCTGATAGATGGAGACATGATACTTCATCCGAAATTCATGGAAGACCATTTGAAACAGGCGAAAAGCAATACCTTTATTCAGGGCTCGAGAGTACTGTTGACAGAGCATAGAACACAAGAGGTGTTACTGCATAAAGTATACCGTTTTTCTTTTTTTTCACAGGGACTTCAAAATCGTAAAAATGCAATTCATTCGAATATATTATCGAAAATATTCTCACAAAGGCGAAGTACTCTCAAAGGGATCAAGACATGCAATTTTTCCCTCTATAAAGAGGATGCCTATAAGGTAAACGGTTTTAATGAAGCATTTATAGGATGGGGGAGAGAAGACAGTGAGTTCGCTGCAAGACTGATGAATGCAGGTATTGAAAGAAAGGATGTGAGGTTTAATGCAATTGCATATCACCTGTATCATCGTGAAAATACTCGTGTATCTCTACCGCTGAATGATCAGATACTGGAGGATACGATTGTATTAAAAGAAAAGTGGTGTGCTAAGGGACTGGTATGA